A genomic window from Litoreibacter janthinus includes:
- a CDS encoding PQQ-like beta-propeller repeat protein translates to MGLRFSKTKLSGVALCALLALGACSEEELVLDGERYEIRAPLPGSEGATGVAGGSVNLTREFRAPATVNHASWTHRGGSTTHIVAHPALNTNLTPIWTANIGKGNSRKSRITSDPVVAGGRIFTLDSASNVVATGSDGASLWSRALVPATDKDGDATGGGLAFADGTVFVTTGFGELFALEATSGAVKWRQKLDAPLTSAPTIDGGLVYVVSRDSQAWALDTAQGRIKWQLPGTPSTAVINGGAGPAIAPRVVVFPFGSGELVGALKKSGIRVWGSSVAGQRKGVSYASISDVTGDPVIVDGVIYAANQAGRLVAMKASSGERIWTAREGSYSPVWPSGDSVFLVSDRNELLRLDRETGERIWGVELPYYTARKLRKRDEIYAHFGPILAGGRLVVASSDGQIRSYDPASGALVGTTALKGGAASAPVIVNSTLYVMTGKGQLAAFR, encoded by the coding sequence ATGGGCTTGAGATTTTCCAAGACTAAACTGTCGGGTGTCGCACTATGCGCGCTGCTGGCATTGGGCGCATGCAGCGAAGAAGAGCTGGTTCTGGACGGCGAGCGCTACGAAATCCGCGCACCGCTGCCTGGAAGCGAAGGCGCAACCGGAGTTGCAGGCGGCAGCGTGAACCTGACGCGAGAGTTCCGTGCACCCGCGACAGTCAACCACGCCTCATGGACACATCGCGGCGGGAGCACCACGCACATTGTCGCCCATCCCGCGCTGAACACAAACCTGACCCCGATCTGGACCGCCAATATCGGCAAGGGCAACAGCCGCAAATCGCGTATCACCTCTGATCCGGTTGTCGCGGGCGGCCGCATTTTCACATTGGACAGCGCGTCCAACGTGGTCGCGACAGGTTCAGATGGCGCGTCGCTGTGGAGCCGCGCGCTGGTTCCGGCCACCGACAAAGATGGCGACGCCACCGGGGGCGGGTTGGCCTTCGCGGATGGCACTGTTTTCGTTACCACGGGCTTTGGTGAATTGTTCGCGCTGGAGGCAACCTCCGGCGCGGTGAAATGGCGCCAGAAGCTTGATGCGCCGCTCACCTCTGCCCCAACGATTGATGGCGGGCTGGTCTATGTTGTGAGCCGAGACAGCCAGGCTTGGGCGCTGGACACTGCGCAAGGCCGGATCAAATGGCAACTGCCGGGCACACCGTCGACTGCTGTGATCAATGGCGGCGCAGGCCCCGCGATCGCGCCGCGCGTCGTGGTTTTCCCTTTCGGGTCGGGTGAATTAGTCGGCGCACTGAAGAAATCAGGCATCCGTGTCTGGGGGTCTTCGGTCGCTGGGCAACGCAAAGGCGTGTCCTACGCCAGCATTTCTGATGTGACAGGCGACCCGGTGATCGTGGACGGTGTGATCTATGCCGCGAACCAAGCCGGGCGATTGGTCGCGATGAAAGCCTCCTCTGGCGAGCGGATCTGGACCGCGCGCGAAGGGTCCTATTCGCCAGTCTGGCCGTCAGGTGACAGTGTCTTCCTTGTGTCTGATCGCAACGAGTTGCTGCGTTTGGACCGTGAAACCGGAGAGCGCATCTGGGGCGTCGAGCTGCCCTATTACACAGCGCGTAAACTGCGCAAACGTGACGAGATTTACGCGCATTTCGGGCCAATCTTGGCAGGCGGCCGTCTTGTTGTCGCCTCAAGCGACGGACAGATCCGCAGCTACGATCCCGCATCCGGCGCGCTTGTCGGTACGACTGCGCTGAAGGGCGGGGCAGCGTCTGCACCAGTGATCGTCAACAGCACACTTTATGTCATGACGGGCAAGGGACAACTCGCCGCTTTCCGTTGA
- the der gene encoding ribosome biogenesis GTPase Der, with protein MSFTLAIVGRPNVGKSTLFNRLVGKRLALVDDQPGVTRDLREGAARLGDLKFTIIDTAGLEMATDESLQGRMRMLTERAVEMADACLFLIDARAGVLPADEIFADILRKKNAQVILAANKAEGKAGEAGLMEAYSLGLGEPLGLSAEHGEGMADLAYVLRPMIDLAETEHEDYTPEVDVDLTDTDEEHDEDEEVEYIPPTPSKPLQIAVVGRPNAGKSTLINKIIGEERLLTGPEAGITRDAISVMTEWSGTPMRIFDTAGMRKKAKIQDKLEKLSVSDGLRAVKFAEVVVVLLDVDIPFEQQDLRIADLAEREGRAVVLAVNKWDLEGDKQDKLKQLKEQFGRLLPQLRGAPLITVSALTGRGLERLHDAILEAHQVWNRRVSTSALNRWLVGMLEQHPPPAPQGKRIKLRYMTQVKARPPGFVVMASHPDLLPASYSRYLVNGLREDFDMPGTPIRLFMRSQNEANPFKGRKKAPPSKLRKHLDGRKK; from the coding sequence ATGTCCTTCACCCTCGCCATTGTGGGCCGTCCCAATGTGGGTAAATCCACGCTGTTCAACCGTTTGGTGGGCAAGCGTCTGGCGCTTGTTGATGACCAGCCGGGCGTGACCCGAGACCTGCGCGAAGGGGCTGCGCGTTTGGGGGATCTGAAATTCACTATCATCGACACAGCGGGTCTGGAAATGGCCACCGACGAGTCGCTGCAAGGCCGGATGCGAATGCTGACGGAACGTGCTGTGGAGATGGCCGACGCCTGCCTGTTTCTGATCGATGCCCGTGCAGGTGTTTTGCCAGCGGACGAGATTTTCGCTGACATCCTGCGCAAGAAGAACGCCCAAGTGATCCTTGCCGCCAACAAGGCGGAAGGCAAGGCGGGTGAAGCTGGACTAATGGAGGCCTATTCCTTGGGGCTGGGCGAGCCTTTGGGACTGTCTGCAGAGCACGGCGAAGGCATGGCCGACCTGGCCTATGTGCTGCGGCCGATGATCGATCTGGCCGAGACCGAGCACGAGGATTACACCCCCGAGGTCGACGTTGATCTGACGGACACAGACGAAGAACATGACGAGGATGAAGAGGTTGAATATATCCCTCCAACCCCTTCGAAACCTTTGCAAATTGCTGTTGTCGGGCGACCAAATGCGGGCAAGTCGACACTGATCAACAAGATCATCGGCGAAGAGCGGTTGCTGACTGGCCCGGAGGCCGGGATCACCCGTGACGCGATTTCTGTGATGACCGAATGGTCGGGCACCCCGATGCGGATTTTCGACACGGCGGGGATGCGCAAGAAGGCCAAGATTCAGGACAAGCTGGAAAAGCTATCGGTGTCAGACGGGCTGCGAGCGGTCAAATTCGCCGAGGTCGTTGTGGTGCTTCTGGACGTGGATATCCCGTTCGAGCAGCAGGATTTGCGCATCGCCGATCTGGCCGAGCGCGAGGGGCGCGCGGTGGTCTTGGCGGTCAACAAATGGGACTTGGAAGGCGACAAGCAGGACAAGCTCAAGCAATTGAAAGAGCAGTTCGGGCGGCTTTTGCCGCAGCTTCGCGGCGCGCCACTGATCACAGTGTCCGCATTGACGGGCAGGGGGTTGGAACGCTTGCATGACGCCATTCTGGAGGCGCACCAAGTCTGGAATCGCCGTGTTAGCACCTCCGCGCTCAACCGTTGGTTGGTCGGAATGCTGGAACAGCACCCGCCGCCCGCGCCGCAAGGAAAGCGCATTAAGCTGCGCTACATGACGCAAGTGAAAGCCCGTCCACCGGGATTCGTTGTGATGGCGTCACACCCTGATCTGCTGCCAGCAAGCTATTCGCGCTACCTTGTGAACGGCCTGCGTGAAGATTTTGACATGCCCGGCACACCAATCCGCCTATTTATGCGATCTCAGAACGAGGCGAACCCGTTCAAAGGCCGCAAAAAAGCGCCGCCCTCGAAGCTGCGTAAACACCTCGACGGCCGCAAAAAGTAA